Proteins encoded within one genomic window of Mycolicibacterium monacense:
- a CDS encoding glutaredoxin family protein: protein MVDHAIELLTRAGCGLCEQAAARLAELSGELGFGLTITDVDAAAAGGDAALRAEYGDRLPVVLLDGAEHSYWEIDEPRLRADLG, encoded by the coding sequence GTGGTGGACCATGCAATCGAGTTGCTGACGCGGGCCGGATGCGGTTTGTGCGAGCAGGCGGCCGCCCGGCTGGCGGAACTGTCCGGCGAACTCGGCTTCGGGCTGACCATCACAGACGTCGACGCCGCGGCGGCCGGCGGGGACGCCGCGCTGCGCGCCGAGTACGGCGACCGGCTGCCGGTGGTGCTGCTCGACGGCGCCGAACACAGCTACTGGGAGATCGACGAACCCCGGCTGCGGGCGGATCTCGGGTGA
- a CDS encoding glutamyl-tRNA reductase: MSVLLFGVSHRSAPVSVLEQLSTDESDQAKIVDQVLQSSLVTEAMVLSTCNRVEVYAVVDAFHGGLSVIGQVLAEHCGMSLNDLTKYAYVRYAEAAVEHLFAVASGLDSAVIGEQQVLGQVRRAYTSAEANHTVGRTLHELSQRALSVGKRVHSETGIDAAGASVVSVALDIAEAKLGSLAGRTAVVIGAGSMGALSAKHLVRAGIERVHVVNRSLPRARRLAQSLLDQGVTADAHTLDDIAHALADADVVITSTGAVRPVVSLADAHRGLTGRPEHRRLVICDLGMPRDVEPAIAGLPGVNVIDMERIQREPSARAAASDADAARSIVAAEVANYLAGQRMAEVTPTVTALRQRAADVVEAELLRLDNRLPELDAAHRAEVAKTVRRVVDKLLHAPTVRVKQLASAPGGDSYAEALRELFELDQQAVDAVAAGELPLLPIELDKSE, from the coding sequence ATGAGCGTGCTGCTGTTCGGGGTTTCGCACCGCAGTGCCCCGGTATCGGTCCTCGAGCAGTTGAGCACCGACGAGTCCGACCAGGCCAAGATCGTCGACCAGGTGTTGCAGTCGTCGCTGGTGACAGAGGCGATGGTGCTGTCCACCTGCAACCGCGTCGAGGTCTATGCCGTGGTCGACGCCTTCCACGGCGGGCTGTCCGTCATCGGCCAGGTCCTCGCCGAGCACTGTGGCATGTCGCTCAACGATCTGACCAAGTACGCCTACGTGCGCTACGCCGAGGCCGCCGTCGAGCATCTGTTCGCCGTGGCGAGCGGACTGGACTCCGCGGTCATCGGTGAGCAGCAGGTGCTCGGGCAGGTGCGCCGCGCCTACACCTCCGCCGAGGCCAACCACACCGTCGGCCGCACGCTGCACGAACTGTCGCAGCGCGCACTGTCGGTCGGCAAGCGGGTGCACTCGGAGACCGGGATCGACGCCGCGGGCGCCTCGGTCGTCTCGGTGGCCCTCGACATCGCCGAAGCCAAACTCGGCTCGCTGGCCGGTCGTACCGCGGTCGTCATCGGCGCCGGATCCATGGGCGCCCTGTCGGCCAAACACCTGGTCCGCGCCGGAATCGAACGGGTGCACGTGGTCAACCGGTCGCTTCCGCGCGCCCGCCGCCTCGCCCAGAGCCTGCTCGACCAGGGTGTCACCGCCGATGCGCACACCCTCGACGACATCGCCCACGCGCTGGCCGACGCCGACGTGGTGATCACCTCCACCGGTGCGGTCCGGCCGGTGGTGTCGCTGGCCGACGCCCACCGCGGGCTGACCGGCCGTCCTGAGCACCGCCGGCTGGTGATCTGCGACCTGGGCATGCCCCGGGACGTGGAACCGGCGATCGCCGGGCTGCCGGGTGTCAACGTCATCGACATGGAGCGCATCCAGCGCGAGCCTTCGGCGCGCGCCGCGGCCTCCGACGCCGACGCCGCCCGCTCCATCGTGGCCGCCGAGGTCGCGAACTACCTCGCCGGACAGCGGATGGCGGAGGTCACCCCCACCGTCACCGCGTTGCGGCAGCGGGCCGCCGACGTGGTCGAGGCGGAGTTGCTGCGCCTGGACAACAGGTTGCCGGAGCTCGACGCCGCGCACCGCGCCGAGGTCGCCAAGACGGTCCGCCGGGTCGTCGACAAACTCCTGCACGCCCCGACCGTGCGCGTCAAACAGCTCGCCAGCGCACCCGGCGGCGACAGCTACGCCGAGGCGCTGCGTGAGCTCTTCGAGCTCGACCAGCAAGCGGTCGACGCGGTGGCCGCCGGCGAACTGCCCCTGCTGCCAATCGAACTCGACAAGTCCGAGTAA
- a CDS encoding HAD family hydrolase — protein MSETGGTHAERQQIAGDASAAAAVTELETEPVPAPPAPPPDLTAAAFFDVDNTLVHGSSLVHFARGLAARKYFTYGDVLGFVYAQAKFQLTGRENSDDVAAGRSKALSFIEGRSTAELVALGEEIYDEIIASKIWPGTRALAQMHLDAGQQVWLVTATPYELAATIARKLGLTGALGTVAESVDGVFTGRLVGDILHGTGKAHAVRSLAIREGLNLRRCTAYSDSYNDVPMLSLVGTAVAINPDAALRSLARERGWEIRDFRTARKAARIGVPSAVALGALGGALAAVVSRRQDGRTGWR, from the coding sequence GTGTCCGAAACCGGGGGTACGCACGCCGAGCGGCAACAGATCGCCGGGGACGCCAGCGCGGCTGCCGCGGTCACCGAGCTGGAGACCGAGCCCGTCCCGGCACCGCCGGCGCCGCCGCCCGACCTGACCGCCGCGGCGTTCTTCGACGTCGACAACACGCTCGTGCACGGTTCGTCGCTGGTGCACTTCGCCCGCGGGCTGGCCGCGCGCAAGTACTTCACCTACGGCGACGTGCTGGGCTTCGTGTACGCCCAGGCGAAGTTCCAGCTGACCGGCCGGGAGAACAGCGACGACGTGGCGGCCGGACGGAGTAAGGCGCTGTCGTTCATCGAAGGCCGGTCGACGGCGGAGCTGGTGGCGCTCGGCGAGGAGATCTACGACGAGATCATCGCCTCCAAGATCTGGCCGGGGACCCGCGCGCTCGCGCAGATGCACCTCGACGCCGGCCAGCAGGTGTGGCTGGTGACCGCGACGCCCTACGAACTCGCCGCGACCATCGCCCGCAAGCTGGGCCTGACCGGTGCGCTGGGCACGGTGGCCGAGTCGGTGGACGGGGTGTTCACGGGCCGGCTGGTCGGTGACATCCTGCACGGCACCGGCAAGGCGCACGCCGTGCGCTCGCTGGCCATCCGGGAGGGCCTCAACCTGCGCCGCTGCACCGCCTACTCGGACAGCTACAACGACGTGCCGATGCTGTCGCTGGTCGGCACCGCGGTGGCGATCAACCCGGACGCCGCGCTGCGCAGCCTGGCCCGCGAACGTGGCTGGGAGATCCGCGACTTCCGCACCGCCCGCAAAGCGGCGCGGATCGGGGTGCCGTCGGCGGTGGCGCTCGGCGCGCTGGGCGGTGCGCTGGCGGCCGTGGTGTCACGCCGCCAGGACGGCCGTACCGGCTGGCGCTGA